In a genomic window of Gossypium arboreum isolate Shixiya-1 chromosome 7, ASM2569848v2, whole genome shotgun sequence:
- the LOC108485137 gene encoding tropomyosin-1-like — protein sequence MKQEFERKNLKLGKRIAKLEEEKMYLSLDIDVQKMEVEKERKEKRKIEEDRDDLKEHYKKAQVSLRRAKIGGSSDQLQKKVQEEKARAEYWEKKFQEMQSRNLALEEENKELKSKVTELRRSLRWHRNQDPTVELKELKIKVEDLEAALQEGKLQIEQLEMQGNYLKGKLHQSRGQIRERDHVMEEAIAQIRDVAEYVQDLAVRADVLSRKEKLEITHPYGTRTKNKNMDQRFEQLQKDMQDQLQEQLAKMQNEMREQMMEA from the exons atgaaacaAGAATTTGAGAGGAAAAATCTGAAGCTCGGAAAAAGGATAGcaaagcttgaagaagaaaagatgtacttgagtttaGATATTGATGTCCAGAAGATGGaggttgaaaaagaaagaaaggaaaagaggaaaattGAAGAGGATAGAGATGACTTGAAGGAACACTACAAAAAGGCACAGGTATCCTTGAGAAGAGCGAAAATAGGAGGGTCTTCAGATCAGTTGCAGAAAAAGGTCCAAGAAGAAAAGGCTAGAGCTGAGTATTGGGAAAAGAAGTTTCAGGAGATGCAATCACGGAATTTGGCATTGGAAGAAGAGAATAAAGAGTTGAAGTCTAAAGTAACTGAGCTTAGAAGATCCCTTCGTTGGCATCGCAACCAAGATCCTACAGTCGAGTTAAAAGAGCTAAAGATTAAAGTTGAAGATTTGGAAGCAGCATTACAAGAAGGTAAACTTCAGATCGAGCAACTCGAGATGCAAGGAAATTATCTGAAAGGAAAGCTTCATCAGTCTAGAGGGCAGATTAGAGAAAGGGATCATGTCATGGAAGAAGCCATAGCTCAGATTCGAGATGTTGCTGaatatgtgcaagacttggcTGTACGAGCTGATGTATTGA gtagaaaagaaaaaCTGGAAATTACACATCCTTATGGCACTCGCACTAAAAATAagaacatggatcaaaggtttgagcagttgcaaaaggatatgcaagaccagTTGCAAGAACAGTTGGCTAAAATGCAGAATGAGATGAGGGAGCAAATGATGGAAGCTTAG
- the LOC108485139 gene encoding uncharacterized protein LOC108485139, whose protein sequence is MKINSIQAEKQVEAAVTDPAPSSSSKVDMNSAMDMETDGKHLPCVMGIRFNPASQLPIKLNDSANFPIWKEQMTMLLDGHGLMGHLTENTVASTVVSADSSKQTWILLHTLHANKSHTRIYSLKDQLTRVIKGLTGVFQYLLEIKMISDELAIVGAPISYEELTVNILSGLNSDFKEVSASIRTCDTPVEYEVLFQKLLDHE, encoded by the exons ATGAAGATAAACAGTATACAAGCAGAAAAGCAGGTAGAGGCTGCTGTAACAGATCCTGCACCTTCCTCTAGCTCAAAAGTTGATATGAATTCTGCCATGGATATGGAAACGGATGGAAAACACTTGCCAT GCGTGATGGGTATTAGA TTCAATCCTGCCTCTCAACTACCTATTAAACTCAATGATAGTGCCAACTTTCCAATCTGGAAAGAGCAAATGACCATGTTACTTGATGGCCATGGTCTAATGGGTCATCTAACAG AAAACACTGTTGCTTCCACTGTTGTCTCTGCCGATTCTTCAAAACAAACATGGATACTTTTGCATACTCTTCACGCCAACAAAAGCCACACACGGATTTACAGTCTCAAAGATCAACTAACTCGTGTTATAAAAGGATTAACAGGAGTTTTTCAATATTTACTTGAGATAAAAATGATCTCTGATGAACTTGCTATTGTGGGTGCTCCCATTTCATACGAAGAGTTAACGGTTAATATTCTCAGTGGTCTCAATTCTGATTTCAAGGAAGTCTCAGCTTCTATTCGCACATGCGACACCCCGGTTGAGTACGAGGTGTTATTTCAAAAGCTTCTTGACCATGAATAG